Proteins from one Gemmatimonadales bacterium genomic window:
- a CDS encoding DUF3175 domain-containing protein, whose protein sequence is MPKTSHAKRAAARKSTARRPTARRWSKRVTERSNALDLEPAVFKQRSARQVALSLKRSAERSGRRKSEPFRSAMSMLNLYINRAGKNLSPERRRVLERAKGELRKVFRREPAR, encoded by the coding sequence ATGCCCAAGACATCCCACGCCAAGCGAGCGGCAGCACGGAAATCGACAGCACGACGCCCGACAGCACGACGCTGGTCCAAGCGGGTCACCGAGCGGAGCAACGCGCTCGACCTCGAGCCGGCCGTCTTCAAGCAGCGCAGCGCGAGGCAGGTCGCGCTGTCGTTGAAGCGATCGGCCGAGCGGAGCGGACGACGGAAGTCGGAGCCGTTCCGCTCGGCGATGTCCATGCTGAATCTTTACATCAATCGCGCGGGCAAGAACCTGAGTCCGGAGCGGAGGCGCGTCCTGGAGCGGGCCAAGGGCGAGCTCCGAAAGGTGTTCCGCCGGGAGCCGGCGCGCTAA
- a CDS encoding DinB family protein — protein sequence MRTLCLVVVTAALLPGAALAQSSSSPVSDALRHEAERSQKNLVAAAESMPADKFGFKPTPAQMSFGEMVLHVAGANDYMCSTISGTKPPAEPKLQPTASKETLVARAKRSFEFCNTALAKLTDEGLSETVPFFGGRTISRAGAVLDLVADWADHYGASAIYLRLNGILPPTAKKGSE from the coding sequence ATGCGGACGCTCTGCCTTGTGGTTGTCACCGCCGCGCTGCTCCCTGGAGCCGCGCTCGCCCAGTCCTCGTCCAGTCCCGTGTCCGACGCGCTCCGCCACGAGGCCGAGCGCTCGCAGAAGAACCTGGTTGCCGCGGCGGAATCGATGCCGGCGGACAAGTTCGGCTTCAAGCCGACCCCGGCGCAGATGAGCTTCGGCGAGATGGTGCTGCACGTCGCGGGAGCCAATGACTACATGTGCTCCACCATCTCTGGAACCAAGCCGCCGGCCGAGCCCAAGCTGCAGCCGACGGCCAGCAAGGAGACGCTCGTCGCGCGGGCCAAGCGCTCGTTCGAGTTCTGCAACACGGCGCTGGCCAAGCTCACCGACGAGGGGCTCAGCGAGACCGTGCCCTTCTTCGGCGGGCGTACCATCAGCCGCGCCGGCGCCGTGCTCGACCTGGTAGCCGACTGGGCGGACCACTACGGCGCGTCGGCGATCTACTTGCGGCTCAACGGCATCCTGCC
- a CDS encoding BON domain-containing protein, which produces MTKRRSSSDVTLALLTGLGIGGALMFFLDPRGGARRRAVVRDRTARAMRAGRDELRQDVQDARNRISGMVAEARGRLRHETVDDEQLVARVRADLGHWTDRAGAIEVAADRGTVTLRGEVSREAVGDMLSAVRRVPGVERVVNHLTVRETSAGSFAGPRPD; this is translated from the coding sequence ATGACGAAAAGACGATCCAGCTCCGACGTGACCCTCGCGCTCCTGACCGGCCTCGGTATCGGGGGCGCGCTGATGTTTTTCCTGGACCCCCGCGGCGGTGCCCGCCGCCGGGCCGTAGTCCGCGACCGCACCGCCCGCGCCATGCGCGCCGGCCGGGATGAGCTGCGGCAGGACGTGCAGGACGCGCGCAACCGGATCTCCGGCATGGTGGCCGAGGCACGCGGCCGGCTGCGGCATGAGACGGTGGACGACGAGCAGCTGGTGGCGCGAGTGCGGGCGGATCTCGGCCATTGGACGGATCGCGCGGGCGCGATCGAGGTCGCAGCCGATCGCGGCACCGTCACCCTTCGCGGAGAGGTCTCGCGCGAGGCGGTCGGTGACATGCTTAGCGCCGTTCGCCGGGTTCCGGGAGTCGAGCGAGTGGTCAATCACCTGACGGTGCGGGAGACGTCGGCCGGCTCGTTCGCCGGACCACGGCCGGACTGA
- a CDS encoding alpha/beta family hydrolase, whose translation MSGAGGALERQVSLPTAAVTLDGTLGVPPDARGIVLFAHGSGSSRFSPRNRYVARVLREAGLATLLVDLLSPSEEQADLATGRLRFDIGLLADRLVDGLEWLAREPSTRALPLGLFGASTGGGAALVTAARRPEGVSAVVSRGGRPDLAGDALPRVRAPTLLLVGGHDDVVIELNREAMRQMQAEVRLEIVPGASHLFEEPGALERVAVLARDWFLHHLAALESPLSRRR comes from the coding sequence ATGTCGGGTGCCGGGGGTGCGCTCGAGCGGCAGGTGAGTCTCCCGACCGCGGCCGTCACGCTCGACGGAACACTCGGCGTTCCGCCGGACGCGCGGGGCATCGTCTTGTTCGCGCACGGAAGCGGGAGTAGCCGCTTCAGCCCCCGCAACCGGTACGTCGCCCGAGTGCTCCGTGAGGCCGGCCTCGCCACCTTGCTGGTGGACCTGCTGTCGCCCAGCGAGGAGCAGGCCGATCTGGCGACTGGCCGTCTCCGCTTCGACATCGGCCTGCTCGCCGATCGCCTGGTCGATGGGCTCGAGTGGCTGGCGCGCGAGCCGTCCACCCGCGCGTTGCCGCTGGGGCTCTTCGGCGCCAGTACCGGTGGCGGCGCGGCGCTCGTCACGGCGGCTCGGCGTCCCGAAGGCGTGAGTGCGGTAGTGTCACGGGGTGGCCGGCCGGACCTCGCGGGCGATGCGCTGCCACGGGTCCGGGCGCCGACGCTCCTGCTGGTGGGCGGGCACGACGACGTGGTGATCGAGCTCAATCGCGAGGCGATGCGGCAGATGCAGGCGGAGGTTCGGCTCGAGATCGTGCCTGGAGCCAGCCACCTCTTCGAGGAGCCCGGCGCGCTCGAGCGTGTGGCCGTGCTCGCCCGCGACTGGTTCCTTCACCACCTCGCGGCCCTCGAGTCGCCGTTGAGCCGGCGGCGTTAG